One region of Seriola aureovittata isolate HTS-2021-v1 ecotype China chromosome 15, ASM2101889v1, whole genome shotgun sequence genomic DNA includes:
- the map7d2a gene encoding MAP7 domain-containing protein 2a isoform X4: protein MAKAVAPSNAITGEKMAPPSITLLPDKRSPTNSHSSPARTGKTTPSSTERKPHMNGHASPSHLAANITNNHAGKQTAEGYMKTDDRMRLAKERREERERSLAAREQLIREKERRARLQYERTVEERWRRLEEQRQKEELRRAAVEEKRRQQLEEERERLEALMKRSLERSLQLEQRNKRWSRGCPTGAAPCSPHRSPFCSSLNPADHNRAGLQGGSQSTPNTPKKQRLRRDRRTASPGCGSPVRRSESPASVNKHLASPVSSKLASKIRAQSPSNAHQHHNSPTRHRPNMSSDDMKAEDKKVEKHSEQTKAETAVKKNTDVSSTNPSSLAERNVVNDEITKTRSTKAETSDKRLKGDTSEKNQSPDRKDHMPAKVDSSEKKTQSNIQDGDMKKESAPCASAGKMAAGTTNAEEATRLLAERRRQARAQKELEEKKREQEEEERLKEEQLRKKLAQEQQQEEVKAQQAKEKVTNEEDTHKLKNEEQEKELQNQTDKEREKAKVQAQEDAARQRQDRELQKQQEEEERQLRKKRIEEIMKRTRKGEADLKKEEQVETKSVSPPGDEKTLQTNAQVNERASKTVEFQVKEQVTVQVNTKECVPVKKEAAAAAAAAAAAQTDRQKSVQVKNNTHQVTPTHSVPDKIPDTKQSSEERGSQLNKETKAGVLKQQGREVEMNVNKQHKANVKATDQINKEPTKPKADAKASQKEGAMMNGGVKDKGSALMSSRRTDEGSKQQNLHVSTAEGKVKGGSQVEVIRASVTPPPVGHPSPPVIKLEPLDVKGTRSCDEVQSMEVSPASKEELISIPEFSPVNETQHSGMSNTSALEDLMDLTGSVTYPKLSSESNIGDCNKNLIEGVVSPMSDSKLIGMSSSSSNKLSIQ from the exons ATGGCAAAAGCAGTCGCACCATCCAACGCAATAACAG GTGAAAAGATGGCTCCCCCATCCATCACTCTACTTCCTGACAAGAGATCTCCGACAAACAGTCACAGCTCTCCGGCCCGAACTGGAAAAACAA CTCCATCCAGCACAGAGAGGAAGCCACACATGAATGGACACGCATCCCCTTCACACTTAGCAGCGAACATCACTAACAACCATGCAGGTAAACAAA CTGCGGAGGGTTATATGAAGACGGACGACAGGATGCGATTAGCCAAAGAGAGacgtgaggagagggagagaagtctGG cggCCAGGGAGCAGCTGATCAGGGAGAAGGAGCGCAGAGCTCGGCTTCAGTATGAACGCACAGTGGAGGAACGCTGGAGGCggctggaggagcagaggcagaaagaggagcTCCgcagagctgcagtggaggagaagaggaggcagcagctcGAGGAGGAGAGG GAGCGGTTGGAGGCCCTGATGAAACGCTCTCTTGAGCGAAGCCTTCAGCTGGAACAGAGGAACAAACGATGGAGCAGGGGCTGCCCGACAGGAGCAG CACCCTGCAGTCCTCACAGGTCACCCTTCTGCAGCTCGCTCAACCCTGCAGATCACAACAGAGCTGGACTTCAGGGAGGCTCGCAGTCCACTCCCAACACCCCCAAG AAACAGCGGCTGCGCAGAGACAGAAGAACTGCATCACCAGGTTGCGGATCACCTGTGAGGAGATCCGAATCCCCTGCTAGTGTCAACAAGCACTTGGCTTCCCCTGTTTCCTCTAA GCTGGCATCTAAGATACGTGCCCAGTCTCCTAGCAATGCACATCAGCACCATAACTCCCCTACAAGACATCGTCCAAACATGTCCAGTGATGACATGAAAGCAGAAGACAAGAAGGTGGAAAAACACAGCGAACAAACCAAAGCCGAGACCGCAGTGAAAAAGAATACCGACGTTAGCAGCACAAATCCATCCTCACTAGCTGAGAGGAATGTGGTCAATGATGAAATCACTAAAACAAGATCTACTAAGGCTGAAACTTCTGATAAGCGCCTCAAAGGCGACACGTCTGAAAAAAATCAGTCCCCTGACAGAAAGGACCACATGCCTGCCAAAGTGGATTCCTCAGAGAAgaagacacagagcaacattcaGGATGGGGACATGAAAAAAG AATCAGCACCATGCGCATCCGCGGGGAAGATGGCAGCTGGCACAACAAATGCAGAGGAGGCTACCAGGTTGCTGGCAGAGCGTAGGCGTCAGGCTCGAGCTCAGAAAGAACTGGAAGAGAAAAAACGGgagcaagaggaagaagaaag ACTAAAGGAAGAGCAGCTGAGGAAGAAACTCGCACAGgagcagcaacaggaagagGTGAAGGCTCAACAAGCAAAGGAAAAGGTGACAAATGAGGAAGATACTCACAAGCTGAAGAacgaggagcaggagaaggagctgCAGAACCAGACTGACAAAGAG agagaaaaagccaAAGTCCAGGCTCAGGAGGACGCAGCACGTCAACGACAAGACAGAGAACTGCAGAagcaacaggaagaggaggagaggcaacTAAGAAAAAAG AGAATTGAGGAGATCATGAAGAGAACTAGGAAGGGTGAAGCTGACTTGAAG aaggaggagcaggtggagacGAAGTCTGTCTCGCCACCAG GGGATGAAAAGACCCTTCAAACTAATGCTCAGGTCAACGAGCGAGCTTCCAAAACCGTTGAGTTTCAGGTTAAAGAGCAGGTCACAGTCCAGGTCAACACGAAGGAATGTGTCCCGGTaaagaaagaagcagcagcagcagcagcagcagcagcagcagcacagacggACAGGCAGAAGAGTGTGCAAGTTAAAAACAACACTCATCAAGTGACACCAACACACAGTGTTCCTGACAAGATACCGGACACCAAACAATCCAGTGAAGAGCGTGGAAGCCAGCTTAACAAAGAAACCAAAGCCGGCGTTCTCAAGCAACAGGGAAGAGAGGTGGAGATGAATGTAAACAAGCAGCACAAAGCAAACGTTAAAGCCACAgaccaaataaataaagagcCAACTAAGCCGAAAGCAGATGCCAAAGCCAGCCAAAAGGAGGGCGCTATGATGAACGGAGGAGTGAAGGATAAAGGAAGTGCCTTGATGAGTAGCCGTCGAACTGATGAGGGaagcaaacaacaaaacctGCATGTGTCAACAGCTGAGGGAAAGGTTAAAGGAGGGTCTCAGGTTGAGGTAATTAGAGCCTCAGTGACACCACCACCGGTGGGACACCCATCACCGCCAGTCATTAAGCTGGAGCCACTAGATGTGAAGGGGACAAGGTCATGTGATGAGGTGCAGTCCATGGAGGTCAG CCCAGCTTCAAAGGAAGAGCTGATTTCAATCCCAGAGTTCTCGCCAGTCAACGAAACCCAGCACAGTGGCATGAGTAATACCAGCGCTCTAGAAGATCTGATGGACCTGACAGGCAGCGTCACCTACCCAAAACTGTCCTCTGAAAGCAACATAGGCGACTGCAACAAGAACCTCATTGAAGGTGTTGTCAGTCCCATGTCAGACTCAAAGCTCATCGGGATGTCGTCTTCGTCCTCAAATAAACTTAGCATCCAGTAG
- the map7d2a gene encoding MAP7 domain-containing protein 2a isoform X2 produces the protein MAKAVAPSNAITGEKMAPPSITLLPDKRSPTNSHSSPARTGKTTPSSTERKPHMNGHASPSHLAANITNNHAGKQTAEGYMKTDDRMRLAKERREERERSLAAREQLIREKERRARLQYERTVEERWRRLEEQRQKEELRRAAVEEKRRQQLEEERERLEALMKRSLERSLQLEQRNKRWSRGCPTGAGDSENAPLPFSAASAFSHGIASPLPAVSESAPCSPHRSPFCSSLNPADHNRAGLQGGSQSTPNTPKKQRLRRDRRTASPGCGSPVRRSESPASVNKHLASPVSSKLASKIRAQSPSNAHQHHNSPTRHRPNMSSDDMKAEDKKVEKHSEQTKAETAVKKNTDVSSTNPSSLAERNVVNDEITKTRSTKAETSDKRLKGDTSEKNQSPDRKDHMPAKVDSSEKKTQSNIQDGDMKKESAPCASAGKMAAGTTNAEEATRLLAERRRQARAQKELEEKKREQEEEERLKEEQLRKKLAQEQQQEEVKAQQAKEKVTNEEDTHKLKNEEQEKELQNQTDKEREKAKVQAQEDAARQRQDRELQKQQEEEERQLRKKRIEEIMKRTRKGEADLKEEQVETKSVSPPGDEKTLQTNAQVNERASKTVEFQVKEQVTVQVNTKECVPVKKEAAAAAAAAAAAQTDRQKSVQVKNNTHQVTPTHSVPDKIPDTKQSSEERGSQLNKETKAGVLKQQGREVEMNVNKQHKANVKATDQINKEPTKPKADAKASQKEGAMMNGGVKDKGSALMSSRRTDEGSKQQNLHVSTAEGKVKGGSQVEVIRASVTPPPVGHPSPPVIKLEPLDVKGTRSCDEVQSMEVSPASKEELISIPEFSPVNETQHSGMSNTSALEDLMDLTGSVTYPKLSSESNIGDCNKNLIEGVVSPMSDSKLIGMSSSSSNKLSIQ, from the exons ATGGCAAAAGCAGTCGCACCATCCAACGCAATAACAG GTGAAAAGATGGCTCCCCCATCCATCACTCTACTTCCTGACAAGAGATCTCCGACAAACAGTCACAGCTCTCCGGCCCGAACTGGAAAAACAA CTCCATCCAGCACAGAGAGGAAGCCACACATGAATGGACACGCATCCCCTTCACACTTAGCAGCGAACATCACTAACAACCATGCAGGTAAACAAA CTGCGGAGGGTTATATGAAGACGGACGACAGGATGCGATTAGCCAAAGAGAGacgtgaggagagggagagaagtctGG cggCCAGGGAGCAGCTGATCAGGGAGAAGGAGCGCAGAGCTCGGCTTCAGTATGAACGCACAGTGGAGGAACGCTGGAGGCggctggaggagcagaggcagaaagaggagcTCCgcagagctgcagtggaggagaagaggaggcagcagctcGAGGAGGAGAGG GAGCGGTTGGAGGCCCTGATGAAACGCTCTCTTGAGCGAAGCCTTCAGCTGGAACAGAGGAACAAACGATGGAGCAGGGGCTGCCCGACAGGAGCAG GTGACAGTGAGAATGCCCCACTCCCTTTCTCTGCTGCCTCCGCCTTTTCCCATGGCATTGCCTCCCCCCTTCCTGCTGTCAGCGAATCTG CACCCTGCAGTCCTCACAGGTCACCCTTCTGCAGCTCGCTCAACCCTGCAGATCACAACAGAGCTGGACTTCAGGGAGGCTCGCAGTCCACTCCCAACACCCCCAAG AAACAGCGGCTGCGCAGAGACAGAAGAACTGCATCACCAGGTTGCGGATCACCTGTGAGGAGATCCGAATCCCCTGCTAGTGTCAACAAGCACTTGGCTTCCCCTGTTTCCTCTAA GCTGGCATCTAAGATACGTGCCCAGTCTCCTAGCAATGCACATCAGCACCATAACTCCCCTACAAGACATCGTCCAAACATGTCCAGTGATGACATGAAAGCAGAAGACAAGAAGGTGGAAAAACACAGCGAACAAACCAAAGCCGAGACCGCAGTGAAAAAGAATACCGACGTTAGCAGCACAAATCCATCCTCACTAGCTGAGAGGAATGTGGTCAATGATGAAATCACTAAAACAAGATCTACTAAGGCTGAAACTTCTGATAAGCGCCTCAAAGGCGACACGTCTGAAAAAAATCAGTCCCCTGACAGAAAGGACCACATGCCTGCCAAAGTGGATTCCTCAGAGAAgaagacacagagcaacattcaGGATGGGGACATGAAAAAAG AATCAGCACCATGCGCATCCGCGGGGAAGATGGCAGCTGGCACAACAAATGCAGAGGAGGCTACCAGGTTGCTGGCAGAGCGTAGGCGTCAGGCTCGAGCTCAGAAAGAACTGGAAGAGAAAAAACGGgagcaagaggaagaagaaag ACTAAAGGAAGAGCAGCTGAGGAAGAAACTCGCACAGgagcagcaacaggaagagGTGAAGGCTCAACAAGCAAAGGAAAAGGTGACAAATGAGGAAGATACTCACAAGCTGAAGAacgaggagcaggagaaggagctgCAGAACCAGACTGACAAAGAG agagaaaaagccaAAGTCCAGGCTCAGGAGGACGCAGCACGTCAACGACAAGACAGAGAACTGCAGAagcaacaggaagaggaggagaggcaacTAAGAAAAAAG AGAATTGAGGAGATCATGAAGAGAACTAGGAAGGGTGAAGCTGACTTGAAG gaggagcaggtggagacGAAGTCTGTCTCGCCACCAG GGGATGAAAAGACCCTTCAAACTAATGCTCAGGTCAACGAGCGAGCTTCCAAAACCGTTGAGTTTCAGGTTAAAGAGCAGGTCACAGTCCAGGTCAACACGAAGGAATGTGTCCCGGTaaagaaagaagcagcagcagcagcagcagcagcagcagcagcacagacggACAGGCAGAAGAGTGTGCAAGTTAAAAACAACACTCATCAAGTGACACCAACACACAGTGTTCCTGACAAGATACCGGACACCAAACAATCCAGTGAAGAGCGTGGAAGCCAGCTTAACAAAGAAACCAAAGCCGGCGTTCTCAAGCAACAGGGAAGAGAGGTGGAGATGAATGTAAACAAGCAGCACAAAGCAAACGTTAAAGCCACAgaccaaataaataaagagcCAACTAAGCCGAAAGCAGATGCCAAAGCCAGCCAAAAGGAGGGCGCTATGATGAACGGAGGAGTGAAGGATAAAGGAAGTGCCTTGATGAGTAGCCGTCGAACTGATGAGGGaagcaaacaacaaaacctGCATGTGTCAACAGCTGAGGGAAAGGTTAAAGGAGGGTCTCAGGTTGAGGTAATTAGAGCCTCAGTGACACCACCACCGGTGGGACACCCATCACCGCCAGTCATTAAGCTGGAGCCACTAGATGTGAAGGGGACAAGGTCATGTGATGAGGTGCAGTCCATGGAGGTCAG CCCAGCTTCAAAGGAAGAGCTGATTTCAATCCCAGAGTTCTCGCCAGTCAACGAAACCCAGCACAGTGGCATGAGTAATACCAGCGCTCTAGAAGATCTGATGGACCTGACAGGCAGCGTCACCTACCCAAAACTGTCCTCTGAAAGCAACATAGGCGACTGCAACAAGAACCTCATTGAAGGTGTTGTCAGTCCCATGTCAGACTCAAAGCTCATCGGGATGTCGTCTTCGTCCTCAAATAAACTTAGCATCCAGTAG
- the map7d2a gene encoding MAP7 domain-containing protein 2a isoform X3, which produces MAKAVAPSNAITGEKMAPPSITLLPDKRSPTNSHSSPARTGKTTPSSTERKPHMNGHASPSHLAANITNNHAAAEGYMKTDDRMRLAKERREERERSLAAREQLIREKERRARLQYERTVEERWRRLEEQRQKEELRRAAVEEKRRQQLEEERERLEALMKRSLERSLQLEQRNKRWSRGCPTGAGDSENAPLPFSAASAFSHGIASPLPAVSESAPCSPHRSPFCSSLNPADHNRAGLQGGSQSTPNTPKKQRLRRDRRTASPGCGSPVRRSESPASVNKHLASPVSSKLASKIRAQSPSNAHQHHNSPTRHRPNMSSDDMKAEDKKVEKHSEQTKAETAVKKNTDVSSTNPSSLAERNVVNDEITKTRSTKAETSDKRLKGDTSEKNQSPDRKDHMPAKVDSSEKKTQSNIQDGDMKKESAPCASAGKMAAGTTNAEEATRLLAERRRQARAQKELEEKKREQEEEERLKEEQLRKKLAQEQQQEEVKAQQAKEKVTNEEDTHKLKNEEQEKELQNQTDKEREKAKVQAQEDAARQRQDRELQKQQEEEERQLRKKRIEEIMKRTRKGEADLKKEEQVETKSVSPPGDEKTLQTNAQVNERASKTVEFQVKEQVTVQVNTKECVPVKKEAAAAAAAAAAAQTDRQKSVQVKNNTHQVTPTHSVPDKIPDTKQSSEERGSQLNKETKAGVLKQQGREVEMNVNKQHKANVKATDQINKEPTKPKADAKASQKEGAMMNGGVKDKGSALMSSRRTDEGSKQQNLHVSTAEGKVKGGSQVEVIRASVTPPPVGHPSPPVIKLEPLDVKGTRSCDEVQSMEVSPASKEELISIPEFSPVNETQHSGMSNTSALEDLMDLTGSVTYPKLSSESNIGDCNKNLIEGVVSPMSDSKLIGMSSSSSNKLSIQ; this is translated from the exons ATGGCAAAAGCAGTCGCACCATCCAACGCAATAACAG GTGAAAAGATGGCTCCCCCATCCATCACTCTACTTCCTGACAAGAGATCTCCGACAAACAGTCACAGCTCTCCGGCCCGAACTGGAAAAACAA CTCCATCCAGCACAGAGAGGAAGCCACACATGAATGGACACGCATCCCCTTCACACTTAGCAGCGAACATCACTAACAACCATGCAG CTGCGGAGGGTTATATGAAGACGGACGACAGGATGCGATTAGCCAAAGAGAGacgtgaggagagggagagaagtctGG cggCCAGGGAGCAGCTGATCAGGGAGAAGGAGCGCAGAGCTCGGCTTCAGTATGAACGCACAGTGGAGGAACGCTGGAGGCggctggaggagcagaggcagaaagaggagcTCCgcagagctgcagtggaggagaagaggaggcagcagctcGAGGAGGAGAGG GAGCGGTTGGAGGCCCTGATGAAACGCTCTCTTGAGCGAAGCCTTCAGCTGGAACAGAGGAACAAACGATGGAGCAGGGGCTGCCCGACAGGAGCAG GTGACAGTGAGAATGCCCCACTCCCTTTCTCTGCTGCCTCCGCCTTTTCCCATGGCATTGCCTCCCCCCTTCCTGCTGTCAGCGAATCTG CACCCTGCAGTCCTCACAGGTCACCCTTCTGCAGCTCGCTCAACCCTGCAGATCACAACAGAGCTGGACTTCAGGGAGGCTCGCAGTCCACTCCCAACACCCCCAAG AAACAGCGGCTGCGCAGAGACAGAAGAACTGCATCACCAGGTTGCGGATCACCTGTGAGGAGATCCGAATCCCCTGCTAGTGTCAACAAGCACTTGGCTTCCCCTGTTTCCTCTAA GCTGGCATCTAAGATACGTGCCCAGTCTCCTAGCAATGCACATCAGCACCATAACTCCCCTACAAGACATCGTCCAAACATGTCCAGTGATGACATGAAAGCAGAAGACAAGAAGGTGGAAAAACACAGCGAACAAACCAAAGCCGAGACCGCAGTGAAAAAGAATACCGACGTTAGCAGCACAAATCCATCCTCACTAGCTGAGAGGAATGTGGTCAATGATGAAATCACTAAAACAAGATCTACTAAGGCTGAAACTTCTGATAAGCGCCTCAAAGGCGACACGTCTGAAAAAAATCAGTCCCCTGACAGAAAGGACCACATGCCTGCCAAAGTGGATTCCTCAGAGAAgaagacacagagcaacattcaGGATGGGGACATGAAAAAAG AATCAGCACCATGCGCATCCGCGGGGAAGATGGCAGCTGGCACAACAAATGCAGAGGAGGCTACCAGGTTGCTGGCAGAGCGTAGGCGTCAGGCTCGAGCTCAGAAAGAACTGGAAGAGAAAAAACGGgagcaagaggaagaagaaag ACTAAAGGAAGAGCAGCTGAGGAAGAAACTCGCACAGgagcagcaacaggaagagGTGAAGGCTCAACAAGCAAAGGAAAAGGTGACAAATGAGGAAGATACTCACAAGCTGAAGAacgaggagcaggagaaggagctgCAGAACCAGACTGACAAAGAG agagaaaaagccaAAGTCCAGGCTCAGGAGGACGCAGCACGTCAACGACAAGACAGAGAACTGCAGAagcaacaggaagaggaggagaggcaacTAAGAAAAAAG AGAATTGAGGAGATCATGAAGAGAACTAGGAAGGGTGAAGCTGACTTGAAG aaggaggagcaggtggagacGAAGTCTGTCTCGCCACCAG GGGATGAAAAGACCCTTCAAACTAATGCTCAGGTCAACGAGCGAGCTTCCAAAACCGTTGAGTTTCAGGTTAAAGAGCAGGTCACAGTCCAGGTCAACACGAAGGAATGTGTCCCGGTaaagaaagaagcagcagcagcagcagcagcagcagcagcagcacagacggACAGGCAGAAGAGTGTGCAAGTTAAAAACAACACTCATCAAGTGACACCAACACACAGTGTTCCTGACAAGATACCGGACACCAAACAATCCAGTGAAGAGCGTGGAAGCCAGCTTAACAAAGAAACCAAAGCCGGCGTTCTCAAGCAACAGGGAAGAGAGGTGGAGATGAATGTAAACAAGCAGCACAAAGCAAACGTTAAAGCCACAgaccaaataaataaagagcCAACTAAGCCGAAAGCAGATGCCAAAGCCAGCCAAAAGGAGGGCGCTATGATGAACGGAGGAGTGAAGGATAAAGGAAGTGCCTTGATGAGTAGCCGTCGAACTGATGAGGGaagcaaacaacaaaacctGCATGTGTCAACAGCTGAGGGAAAGGTTAAAGGAGGGTCTCAGGTTGAGGTAATTAGAGCCTCAGTGACACCACCACCGGTGGGACACCCATCACCGCCAGTCATTAAGCTGGAGCCACTAGATGTGAAGGGGACAAGGTCATGTGATGAGGTGCAGTCCATGGAGGTCAG CCCAGCTTCAAAGGAAGAGCTGATTTCAATCCCAGAGTTCTCGCCAGTCAACGAAACCCAGCACAGTGGCATGAGTAATACCAGCGCTCTAGAAGATCTGATGGACCTGACAGGCAGCGTCACCTACCCAAAACTGTCCTCTGAAAGCAACATAGGCGACTGCAACAAGAACCTCATTGAAGGTGTTGTCAGTCCCATGTCAGACTCAAAGCTCATCGGGATGTCGTCTTCGTCCTCAAATAAACTTAGCATCCAGTAG
- the map7d2a gene encoding MAP7 domain-containing protein 2a isoform X1, producing MAKAVAPSNAITGEKMAPPSITLLPDKRSPTNSHSSPARTGKTTPSSTERKPHMNGHASPSHLAANITNNHAGKQTAEGYMKTDDRMRLAKERREERERSLAAREQLIREKERRARLQYERTVEERWRRLEEQRQKEELRRAAVEEKRRQQLEEERERLEALMKRSLERSLQLEQRNKRWSRGCPTGAGDSENAPLPFSAASAFSHGIASPLPAVSESAPCSPHRSPFCSSLNPADHNRAGLQGGSQSTPNTPKKQRLRRDRRTASPGCGSPVRRSESPASVNKHLASPVSSKLASKIRAQSPSNAHQHHNSPTRHRPNMSSDDMKAEDKKVEKHSEQTKAETAVKKNTDVSSTNPSSLAERNVVNDEITKTRSTKAETSDKRLKGDTSEKNQSPDRKDHMPAKVDSSEKKTQSNIQDGDMKKESAPCASAGKMAAGTTNAEEATRLLAERRRQARAQKELEEKKREQEEEERLKEEQLRKKLAQEQQQEEVKAQQAKEKVTNEEDTHKLKNEEQEKELQNQTDKEREKAKVQAQEDAARQRQDRELQKQQEEEERQLRKKRIEEIMKRTRKGEADLKKEEQVETKSVSPPGDEKTLQTNAQVNERASKTVEFQVKEQVTVQVNTKECVPVKKEAAAAAAAAAAAQTDRQKSVQVKNNTHQVTPTHSVPDKIPDTKQSSEERGSQLNKETKAGVLKQQGREVEMNVNKQHKANVKATDQINKEPTKPKADAKASQKEGAMMNGGVKDKGSALMSSRRTDEGSKQQNLHVSTAEGKVKGGSQVEVIRASVTPPPVGHPSPPVIKLEPLDVKGTRSCDEVQSMEVSPASKEELISIPEFSPVNETQHSGMSNTSALEDLMDLTGSVTYPKLSSESNIGDCNKNLIEGVVSPMSDSKLIGMSSSSSNKLSIQ from the exons ATGGCAAAAGCAGTCGCACCATCCAACGCAATAACAG GTGAAAAGATGGCTCCCCCATCCATCACTCTACTTCCTGACAAGAGATCTCCGACAAACAGTCACAGCTCTCCGGCCCGAACTGGAAAAACAA CTCCATCCAGCACAGAGAGGAAGCCACACATGAATGGACACGCATCCCCTTCACACTTAGCAGCGAACATCACTAACAACCATGCAGGTAAACAAA CTGCGGAGGGTTATATGAAGACGGACGACAGGATGCGATTAGCCAAAGAGAGacgtgaggagagggagagaagtctGG cggCCAGGGAGCAGCTGATCAGGGAGAAGGAGCGCAGAGCTCGGCTTCAGTATGAACGCACAGTGGAGGAACGCTGGAGGCggctggaggagcagaggcagaaagaggagcTCCgcagagctgcagtggaggagaagaggaggcagcagctcGAGGAGGAGAGG GAGCGGTTGGAGGCCCTGATGAAACGCTCTCTTGAGCGAAGCCTTCAGCTGGAACAGAGGAACAAACGATGGAGCAGGGGCTGCCCGACAGGAGCAG GTGACAGTGAGAATGCCCCACTCCCTTTCTCTGCTGCCTCCGCCTTTTCCCATGGCATTGCCTCCCCCCTTCCTGCTGTCAGCGAATCTG CACCCTGCAGTCCTCACAGGTCACCCTTCTGCAGCTCGCTCAACCCTGCAGATCACAACAGAGCTGGACTTCAGGGAGGCTCGCAGTCCACTCCCAACACCCCCAAG AAACAGCGGCTGCGCAGAGACAGAAGAACTGCATCACCAGGTTGCGGATCACCTGTGAGGAGATCCGAATCCCCTGCTAGTGTCAACAAGCACTTGGCTTCCCCTGTTTCCTCTAA GCTGGCATCTAAGATACGTGCCCAGTCTCCTAGCAATGCACATCAGCACCATAACTCCCCTACAAGACATCGTCCAAACATGTCCAGTGATGACATGAAAGCAGAAGACAAGAAGGTGGAAAAACACAGCGAACAAACCAAAGCCGAGACCGCAGTGAAAAAGAATACCGACGTTAGCAGCACAAATCCATCCTCACTAGCTGAGAGGAATGTGGTCAATGATGAAATCACTAAAACAAGATCTACTAAGGCTGAAACTTCTGATAAGCGCCTCAAAGGCGACACGTCTGAAAAAAATCAGTCCCCTGACAGAAAGGACCACATGCCTGCCAAAGTGGATTCCTCAGAGAAgaagacacagagcaacattcaGGATGGGGACATGAAAAAAG AATCAGCACCATGCGCATCCGCGGGGAAGATGGCAGCTGGCACAACAAATGCAGAGGAGGCTACCAGGTTGCTGGCAGAGCGTAGGCGTCAGGCTCGAGCTCAGAAAGAACTGGAAGAGAAAAAACGGgagcaagaggaagaagaaag ACTAAAGGAAGAGCAGCTGAGGAAGAAACTCGCACAGgagcagcaacaggaagagGTGAAGGCTCAACAAGCAAAGGAAAAGGTGACAAATGAGGAAGATACTCACAAGCTGAAGAacgaggagcaggagaaggagctgCAGAACCAGACTGACAAAGAG agagaaaaagccaAAGTCCAGGCTCAGGAGGACGCAGCACGTCAACGACAAGACAGAGAACTGCAGAagcaacaggaagaggaggagaggcaacTAAGAAAAAAG AGAATTGAGGAGATCATGAAGAGAACTAGGAAGGGTGAAGCTGACTTGAAG aaggaggagcaggtggagacGAAGTCTGTCTCGCCACCAG GGGATGAAAAGACCCTTCAAACTAATGCTCAGGTCAACGAGCGAGCTTCCAAAACCGTTGAGTTTCAGGTTAAAGAGCAGGTCACAGTCCAGGTCAACACGAAGGAATGTGTCCCGGTaaagaaagaagcagcagcagcagcagcagcagcagcagcagcacagacggACAGGCAGAAGAGTGTGCAAGTTAAAAACAACACTCATCAAGTGACACCAACACACAGTGTTCCTGACAAGATACCGGACACCAAACAATCCAGTGAAGAGCGTGGAAGCCAGCTTAACAAAGAAACCAAAGCCGGCGTTCTCAAGCAACAGGGAAGAGAGGTGGAGATGAATGTAAACAAGCAGCACAAAGCAAACGTTAAAGCCACAgaccaaataaataaagagcCAACTAAGCCGAAAGCAGATGCCAAAGCCAGCCAAAAGGAGGGCGCTATGATGAACGGAGGAGTGAAGGATAAAGGAAGTGCCTTGATGAGTAGCCGTCGAACTGATGAGGGaagcaaacaacaaaacctGCATGTGTCAACAGCTGAGGGAAAGGTTAAAGGAGGGTCTCAGGTTGAGGTAATTAGAGCCTCAGTGACACCACCACCGGTGGGACACCCATCACCGCCAGTCATTAAGCTGGAGCCACTAGATGTGAAGGGGACAAGGTCATGTGATGAGGTGCAGTCCATGGAGGTCAG CCCAGCTTCAAAGGAAGAGCTGATTTCAATCCCAGAGTTCTCGCCAGTCAACGAAACCCAGCACAGTGGCATGAGTAATACCAGCGCTCTAGAAGATCTGATGGACCTGACAGGCAGCGTCACCTACCCAAAACTGTCCTCTGAAAGCAACATAGGCGACTGCAACAAGAACCTCATTGAAGGTGTTGTCAGTCCCATGTCAGACTCAAAGCTCATCGGGATGTCGTCTTCGTCCTCAAATAAACTTAGCATCCAGTAG